The Granulicella sp. 5B5 nucleotide sequence CGCGCTGCCGTCGGAGTCCAACAGCTCGCGCTTCGCCTCCGACCTCGCCAAGCGCCTGCCCATCCCCATCTTCCACGTCAACGCCGAAGACCCGCTCGCCGTCACACGCATCGCCGCTCTGGCCGCGGAGTTCCGCGCCACCTTCCACTCCGACGTCGTCATCGACCTCATCGGCTACCGCCGCCACGGCCACTCCGAGGTCGACGACCCCACTGTCACCCAGCCGCGCCGCTACGCCGCCATCAAGAACCACCCCACGCTCTCCAAGCTCTACGCCGACTCCATCGGCATCGACCCCACCGCTGAGATCGAAGCCGTCCAGAACCGCTTCCTCGCCGACCAGAAGGACGCCACCCAGGCCGATCATCGTCCGCACATGCACTCGCTGCCTGCCTTCTGGTCGCCCTTCTACGGCGGCCATCTGCGCGCCGACGACAACCCGCACACCGGCATCGACGCCGCCGAAGCCGCAGCGCTCTCCACCGCGCTCACCACCGCGCCCGCCGGCTTCCACATTCATCCCAAGGTTGAAAAGCTCCTCGCCCAGCGCGTCGAGATGGGCAGCGGCCACAAGCCTCTCGACTACGGCATGGCCGAGCTCCTCGCCTACGCCTCGCTGCTCAAGGCCGGCGTGCCCGTCCGTCTCACCGGGCAGGACTCCCAGCGCGGCACCTTCAACCAGCGCCACTCCGTCTTCATCGACATCGAGACCGAGGTCCGCTACTCGCCGCTCAACAACATCGCGCCTGACCAGGCACGCTGGGAGGTCTACAACTCCATGCTCTCCGAGGCCGCCTGCCTCGGCTACGAGTACGGCTTCTCCCGTGACTACCCCGAAGCCCTCACGCTCTGGGAAGCCCAGTTCGGCGACTTCGCCAACGGCGCGCAGATCATCATCGACCAGTTCATCTCCGCCGCCGAGGCCAAGTGGAACCTGCTCTCCGGCGTCGTCATGCTCCTGCCGCACGGTTACGAAGGCCAGGGCCCCGAGCACTCCAGCGCGCGCATGGAGCGCTACCTCCAGCTCGCCGCGCAGGACAACATCCAGATCGCCCAGCCCTCCACGGCCGCGCAGTACTTCCATCTGCTCCGCCGCCAGGCGCTGCGCAAGTGGCGCAAGCCGCTCGTCGTCTTCACCCCCAAGTCGATGCTCCGCCACCCCGACGCGCTTTCGCCCGTCGCCGACCTCGCCCGCGACTCGTTCCTCAACATCATCCCCGACAACGACACAAAGAACGCGCGCCGCGTCCTCGTCTGCACCGGCAAGATCGGCCACAACCTCCGTGTCGAACGCAACAAG carries:
- a CDS encoding 2-oxoglutarate dehydrogenase E1 component; translation: MAPTTTAAKPKSQPASTTKPAPARETSGSSREALSSSREATFDIFRRWGYLQASLDPLGQFLPPEPFPTAPPDGPDAAEARSYYCSTIGAEFMHIPSPEIRAWIQQRLEAPAPTADLLTANRVLNGLIRADVFEQVIQQRYLGTKRFSLEGLTVLIPFLDQLLSTSADLGVTHCLFAMAHRGRLNVMVNTVGRSSFEVFAKFEDVDPRSTMGGGDVKYHMGATGTFTTPNGKSVELHLASNPSHLEAVNPVIMGRTRAYQTRLGEVGIQQTLPVILHGDAAFAGQGITAESLNLATLEGYNLGGTIQVITNNLLGFTALPSESNSSRFASDLAKRLPIPIFHVNAEDPLAVTRIAALAAEFRATFHSDVVIDLIGYRRHGHSEVDDPTVTQPRRYAAIKNHPTLSKLYADSIGIDPTAEIEAVQNRFLADQKDATQADHRPHMHSLPAFWSPFYGGHLRADDNPHTGIDAAEAAALSTALTTAPAGFHIHPKVEKLLAQRVEMGSGHKPLDYGMAELLAYASLLKAGVPVRLTGQDSQRGTFNQRHSVFIDIETEVRYSPLNNIAPDQARWEVYNSMLSEAACLGYEYGFSRDYPEALTLWEAQFGDFANGAQIIIDQFISAAEAKWNLLSGVVMLLPHGYEGQGPEHSSARMERYLQLAAQDNIQIAQPSTAAQYFHLLRRQALRKWRKPLVVFTPKSMLRHPDALSPVADLARDSFLNIIPDNDTKNARRVLVCTGKIGHNLRVERNKRGLTDVAIVFVDQLYPWPEAELRAALDQHTTATEIVWVQEEPANMGAHSYVMPLLKRVTGDRPLLSVKRTASASPATGSAKAHEMEEKTLIDLALGHSA